One Gammaproteobacteria bacterium genomic window, TCCGCTACGTCTACCAGGGGGCGGGCGGCCGCTCGGTGGCGACGCCTGCGGAGGCCGGCGAAGCCGTGAATCGTGAGCCGGACACCGGGGACCCATCCCGCGCCAGCGGCGAACGATGACACCCACCGCACCGACGGAAGCAGGGGACCGGAGGCGGGAGCTGCGCCGCGCACTGCGCGAACGACTGGCGCGCGGGATCTACGAGCGCGAGAAGGCCCGCGACCCGACCCGGAGCAGGCGCCAGTCTTCGTGGGAGGACCTGAACGCCGGCCGCCGCGCGACGCGGCTGAACTATGCCGACGAGCTGCTCACCACCCTCGCCGGAGCCCTGGGCGTGGACTGGACGACGGTCGAAGGCCTGGAGGCCTGCGCGGGCGCGGCACTTGCGCAGGGGGGCCGGGATCGCGAGATCGCCGCCGCCGGGACGCAGGAACTGGCCGAAGTGCTCGCCGCATTGGTGCCGAGGCCGGCGGCCGGGCTGGGACGCAGCCGGGGCTCGTGATAACCTAATCGGACTAAGTCCAGTTAGTTCGACATTCGAACGCCGGGCTTCCAGCTCCTTCTCAGGCGATCCGCCGCTGCTTGCGCCTGAGGAAGTCCATCATGATGTACTGCCCCAGGGTGAGCGAACTCGTGAAGTAGGCCTTTCCGCGCGAGATCTCGGTCACCTCGCGCACGAAGCGCACCAGGTAGGGGTCGCGGGCCAGCATGAAGGTGTTGATGTGGATGCCCGCATTCCGGCATGCAGCCACCTCGCGGAACGTCCGCCGCAGAATGAGGCCGTCGGGCGCGCCCGAGTTCTTGTAGATGCGGCCGTTGGGAAGAGTCACCGCGGAGGGCTTGCCGTCGGTGATCATGATGATCTGCATCATGTCCTTCTTCTGCGCCTTGAGCAGGCGGCGCGCGATCAGGAGACCTTCCGCGGTATTGGTGTGGAACGGTCCCACCTGCGCACGCGCGAGCTGCGAAAGCGGGATTTCCGTCGCGCGGTCGCCGAAGGTCACCACCCTGAGCACGTCGCCCGGAAACTGGGTGCGGATGAGGTGGGTCAGCGCCAGCGCCACCCGCTTGGCGGGCCCGAAGCGGTCCTCGCCGTACAGGATCATCGAGTGCGACACGTCGAGCATGAGCACCGTGGCGCACGAGGACCGGTACTCGGTCTGGCGCACCATGAGGTCCTGGTAGTCGAGCTCGATGGGAATCGACAGCCCCTCACGCTCGATCGCGCTCCGGAGGGTGGCGGGAATGTCCAGGTTCAGCACGTCGCCGTACTCGTAGGGGCGGCTCGCCGCGTCGGCCTCGACGCCGGTGGCAAGCTGCGGGGTTTCGTGGGATCCGAAGCTGGACGTCCCGCTGGCCGAAAGCAGATTGCGCAGAGCGCGATATCCCAGAAAATCCATCCCCTTGCGCGTGAGGCCGAAGTTCACGCTGCGGGCCGCGTCCCTAGCTTCGTCGATGTGCCCCTGGCCGGTCATTTCCTGCGCAGGCGGCATGGCCTTGCCGCCCTCGAGGGTCAGGTAGCCTTCCTCCACCAGCTTCTGCACGATTTCGTCGATGAGCTGGGCGATGCGGCGCTGGACCTCCTCGTCGCCCTCCCCCTCGCCGCGGAGTTCCTCGAGCATCTCCGGGGTGAACTGCCCGCTCTCGATGAGGGCGTCCAGGATCGCCCTCTGCAGGGCGTCGTAGGAGCTCGTGTCCTCGGTCCCGGACCATCCCCAGTAGGGATGAAAGTGCGGGCCGCCGGCGAAGCCCCCGTCCATCAGGAAGTCGGTGAGGTGCTCGAGCAGGGCCTCGAGGTTCAGGGCGTCGAGCAGGCCCGGCCGATACTTTGTGTAGGTCGTGAAGCGCACTGCCCTGCCCTCCCGGAGTGAGCGTCCGCTCGCACCCGCCGGTCCATCAACCTGAACGGCCGCCGGCGCGGCCGGCCATCCACAGGAGAATGGAAGCCATCCACGAAAGACTGCTCGCGTGGTTCGACGCGCACAAGCGGAACCTGCCGTGGCGGGGGGTCGGCGACCCCTACGCGGTGTGGATCTCGGAGGTCATGCTGCAGCAGACGCGAGCCGCCTTCGTGGCCCCCTTCTACCGGCGCTGGATGGAGCGGTTCCCGGATGTAGGCGCGCTCGCCGACGCCGACCTGGAAGAGGTGCTGCGGCTGTGGCGGGGGCTCGGATACTACGCCCGGGCGCGCAACGCCCACCGGTGCGCGCGGAAGGTGCGGGATGGGCATGGCGGTGTACTGCCCTCGTCGGCCGCGGGCCTGCGGGCCCTGCCGGGGATCGGACCGTACACCGCGGCCGCGGTGGCCAGCATTGCCTTCGGGGAGGCGGTGCCAGCCGTGGACGGCAACGTGCGCCGGGTGGTGGCGCGGCTGTTCGACCTCCCCGATCCCTCGCTCGCGCGGGCGCGCGATCTCGCGGCCGGACTGTTGGACAGAACACGTCCGGGCGACTTCAACGAGGCGATGATGGAGCTGGGGGCCACCGTGTGCACGCCCCGGTCGCCGAAGTGCGGAGCGTGTCCGCTGGCGGCGGACTGCCGGGCGCGCGCAGCCGGCACGGCGGCGGAGCGGCCGCTGAGGCGAAGGCGGCGCCCGGTGTCCACCCGCACCTGGGACGTGCAGGTCGCGGTCTCGCCGCAGGGCAGGACGCTGGTGGTGCGGCGCCCGCGCGAGGGGCTGCTGGGGGGGATGTGGGAGTTCCCGGCGGTGGAGGTGGACGATGGCGCTGACCGGGGTGGACGACCGATGAAGGTCGCGGAGCCCGCGGCCGGGGCGGCCGTGGAACTGCCCGCGGTCACCCACCGGTTCTCGCACTTCACGGCGGTGTACCGGCCGCGGCGGGTCGAGGTGGCCGCGGAGTGGGGGGAGGCGGCGGGCCGCTGGGTCACACCTGCAGAGTTGGCCGACCTGGCCCTGCCGGTCGCCCAGCAGCGCATCGCCCGGGCGGCAGGCTTCTGACGAGCACGGCGCCCCGGACGCCGGCGACGGCTACACCGGGGTGGCGGCGGTCACCGCGACCAGGGCGGCACGACCCGGTTCATGCGGGCATAGGCGATCGCCTGCCCCAGGTGCTCGTTCATGTGGGTCAGCAGCTGCAGCAACACCGCCCAGTTCTCCACTTCGCGGCCGTACAGCTCGGTGGGCTTCGCCAGGTCCGCCTCGGACATCGCGTCCATGATGCCGCGCACATGATCCATCGACGCGGCAAGAATGCGCACCGCCTCGCCCTTGGTGGTCACCCGCTCTTCCAGCGAGGCGTAATCCACGCCCGCAGGTGCGTCGACCCCGAGGTACATGTCCGGATACATGTAGTTGTAGCGGGCGACGTGCATGTACGCGGCGGCCACGGTGTACACCCCCTCCATGGGCTGCCACGAGTACGACTCTGCCGGCATCGCCTCGGCCAGCGCCACGAGCTTCTCTGCCGACGCCTCGAACTGGCCCCGCAACTCTCCGCCGAATCCGGAAATCCCTTGTGCGTGCACGGGCATCGCCAACACCGCCGCCGCGGCGAGCGTCAGCACGCCGCGGGCGAGAAGCAACCGCCCTCGACGACTCGTGACCGGGGCCTTCGCGTAGACTGAAGCACGAGTGAAACGACGCATGGTTCTCCTCCTGTTCGACTCAGCTCTGGGCCGGGAACGGCCCCGATTCCTTGAATCCCTGCCCCGGCGCGGGAGTGTCGTGGCGCGCGCGCCCGTACCCTCCCCCATCGGTGCGGCTGATGCGCTTGCCGTCGACCAGCGCCTCCAGCACGAGTTCGCAGGCGGATGCCGTGTGGCCGTCGCCGGCACCCTTTGTCGCCAGCCCGACATGCGAGAGCAGCTCCAGCAGGCCGGGCACGTTCTCGAATCCCTTGACGCACGCCTTCGCCCCGGCGTCGTTGGAGACCTGCAGCGCGCCCCCCTCTTCGAAGTACTCGACGATCGGTTCCACGTCGGCGCCGCCGGCATACGTCTCGAAGACCTGCCCCGCCGCCCGTGCGATCAGCTCGCGGGCGATGCGGTCGGGTCCGTGCAGCTCGCCCTCGTATTCCAGCTCCATCTTGCCGGTGATCGCGGGCCGGGCTGCGTAGATGTCGCTCACGCGCGGCACGACGGTCTTCTCCTTCAGGCGGAGCGCGCGGCGTTCCGCGCTGGCCACGGCGATCTCCAGCACCGAGATGGGCATGCGCTGGCTCACGCCCGAGCGCTGGTCCACGCGCTTGTCGACCCGGGCCAGAAACGCGATCGACTCCACGATCTCGCCGATGAAGTCGGGAATCTCCACCGGAAGATCCCCCCGCTCGACCCACGACTCCTGTGCCGTGATCGCGCGTCCGACACCGAGCGTTTCCGGGTAGTGGGTGCGCACTTCGGTCCCGATGCGGTCCTTCAGCGGCGTGATGATCTTGCCCCGCGCGGTGTAGTCCTCCGGGTTGGCGGTGAAGGCCAGCATGATGTCGAGCTGAAGGCGGATGGGGTATCCCTTGATCTGCACATCCCCCTCCTGGAGGATGTTGAAGAGCCCCACCTGGATCTTTCCGGCCAGATCCGGAAGCTCGTTGATGGCGAAGATGCCGCGGTTGGCCCGGGGCAGAAGCCCGTAGTGGACCGTCAGCTCGTCGGCCAGGATGTGTCCCCCGCGGGCGGCCTTGATGGGGTCCACGTCCCCGATCATGTCCGCGATGCTCACGTCCGGGGTGGCGAGCTTCTCGACATACCGGCTCTCGCGCGGCACCCACGCCACCGGCGCATCCTCCCCGTGCTCCTCGATGAGCAGCCGGCCGTAGCGCGACACCGGGTGGAACGGCTCGTCGTTGATCTCGCTGCCCGCGAGAATCGGGATCTCCTCGTCCAGAAACTCCACCAGCTGACGCAGGATCCGGCTCTTGGCCTGGCCCCGGAGGCCGAGCAGGATGAAGTCGTGCCGCGCGAGAATCCCGTTCACGATCTGGGGAACCACGCTGTCGTCGAAGCCCAGGATGCCCGGGAACAACTCCTCCCTGTCGCGGAGCTTGCGGACCAGGTTGGCCCTCATCTCGTCCTTCACGCTGCGGGGGCGATAGCCCGATTCGCGCAACTCCCGAACCGTGGCGGGTCGGCGATGGGTCATGTCTGTCGTGTGGGGTAGCGGGGGGTCGGATCGACGCCGTGACGACCGGCGCGGGATTGGCTAGGATGTAGCACTTCGGGAGGCCGGCTGCCCGGGGTCGGGCGGCGCTTCGGCCTCGACAGACTACCCCGCTCTCCGGGCCCGGATCCTGCGGGCCGGGCGCCGGCTCGATCGGCGGCGCCCACCGCCCGCGCGGAGACCGGCAGCCCGCTCAGGAGTCCTTATGCCACAACCTCCGGCGTCCGTTCGACCGGCTGCCTGGCAGCCTGCGCTCCCCGTCGATCGCTTCATCGTGGAGGAACCTCCGGACGCCGAAGCGCTCCCCCTCGACGTGGTGTTCGTGGGCGGAGGCCCGGCCGGGCTCGCCGGCGCGATACAGCTCGCAAAGCTGGCGCAGGCGGACGGCGAGGCTGGGGGCGATCTGGGCGAACTCCAGATCGGCGTGCTCGAGAAGGCCGGGGAGTTGGGCGAGCACTGCCTGTCCGGCGCCGTGGTCAACCCGCGCGCCTTCCGGGAACTCTTCCCCGAACTCACCGACGGCGACTTCCCCTTCGCGCGCCCGGTGTCCCGTGAAGCGGTGTACCTGCTGACGGGCGCACGGGCGTTCCGACTGCCGACACCGCCCACGATGAGGAATCACGGCAACTTCGTGGGCTCGATCTGCGAGATGGTGCGGTGGCTGGGCGAGCGCGCGGAGGAACTGGGCGTGAACGTCTTTCCGGGCTTTCCCGTCGATTCGCTCCTGGTTGAGGGAACGCGCGTCGCGGGTGTGCGCACGACGCCAGCCGGCCTCGACCGGAAGGGCGCGCCGGGCGCGGGATACCAGCCGCCCATGGATATCGCGGCCCGGATCACCGTGCTCGCCGAAGGCACCCGCGGCCCGCTCACCCAGGCCTGGCTTGAGCGGGAGGGCATCGGTTCGCCCAACCCCCAGATCTACGCCCTCGGGGTGAAGGAGCTCTGGCGCACCCGCCGGCCCCTGGACCGCGTCGTGCACACCCTGGGATGGCCGCTCCCGCGCGATGCCTTCGGGGGCAGCTTCATGTATCCGCTCGCCGACGACCTGGTCGCGCTCGGACTGGTCGTG contains:
- a CDS encoding DinB family protein, which codes for MRRFTRASVYAKAPVTSRRGRLLLARGVLTLAAAAVLAMPVHAQGISGFGGELRGQFEASAEKLVALAEAMPAESYSWQPMEGVYTVAAAYMHVARYNYMYPDMYLGVDAPAGVDYASLEERVTTKGEAVRILAASMDHVRGIMDAMSEADLAKPTELYGREVENWAVLLQLLTHMNEHLGQAIAYARMNRVVPPWSR
- a CDS encoding electron-transfer flavoprotein:ubiquinone oxidoreductase translates to MPQPPASVRPAAWQPALPVDRFIVEEPPDAEALPLDVVFVGGGPAGLAGAIQLAKLAQADGEAGGDLGELQIGVLEKAGELGEHCLSGAVVNPRAFRELFPELTDGDFPFARPVSREAVYLLTGARAFRLPTPPTMRNHGNFVGSICEMVRWLGERAEELGVNVFPGFPVDSLLVEGTRVAGVRTTPAGLDRKGAPGAGYQPPMDIAARITVLAEGTRGPLTQAWLEREGIGSPNPQIYALGVKELWRTRRPLDRVVHTLGWPLPRDAFGGSFMYPLADDLVALGLVVGLDYRDASLDVHELLQRMKLHSLFRSTLEGGEMLEWGAKTIPEGGYYSVPQRRHGEGLLVCGDAAGLVDVPSLKGIHYAMQSGIHAARAIFAQLKGEGDGLAGFSRALDDSYVMKDLRRTRNLRLAFKKGSWAGGIRAGIMTVTGGAFPGARIPVTEDVDEERRRGSAPAFKPDGELTFSKVDAVYKSGNQTRDDIPSHVLAGDDVPPEGAAFYARMCPAGVYEEGEDGELVVNAPNCVDCKATDVLGPRWTPREGGSGPAYRRM
- a CDS encoding VWA domain-containing protein, whose product is MRFTTYTKYRPGLLDALNLEALLEHLTDFLMDGGFAGGPHFHPYWGWSGTEDTSSYDALQRAILDALIESGQFTPEMLEELRGEGEGDEEVQRRIAQLIDEIVQKLVEEGYLTLEGGKAMPPAQEMTGQGHIDEARDAARSVNFGLTRKGMDFLGYRALRNLLSASGTSSFGSHETPQLATGVEADAASRPYEYGDVLNLDIPATLRSAIEREGLSIPIELDYQDLMVRQTEYRSSCATVLMLDVSHSMILYGEDRFGPAKRVALALTHLIRTQFPGDVLRVVTFGDRATEIPLSQLARAQVGPFHTNTAEGLLIARRLLKAQKKDMMQIIMITDGKPSAVTLPNGRIYKNSGAPDGLILRRTFREVAACRNAGIHINTFMLARDPYLVRFVREVTEISRGKAYFTSSLTLGQYIMMDFLRRKQRRIA
- the mutY gene encoding A/G-specific adenine glycosylase → MEAIHERLLAWFDAHKRNLPWRGVGDPYAVWISEVMLQQTRAAFVAPFYRRWMERFPDVGALADADLEEVLRLWRGLGYYARARNAHRCARKVRDGHGGVLPSSAAGLRALPGIGPYTAAAVASIAFGEAVPAVDGNVRRVVARLFDLPDPSLARARDLAAGLLDRTRPGDFNEAMMELGATVCTPRSPKCGACPLAADCRARAAGTAAERPLRRRRRPVSTRTWDVQVAVSPQGRTLVVRRPREGLLGGMWEFPAVEVDDGADRGGRPMKVAEPAAGAAVELPAVTHRFSHFTAVYRPRRVEVAAEWGEAAGRWVTPAELADLALPVAQQRIARAAGF
- a CDS encoding magnesium chelatase; translation: MTHRRPATVRELRESGYRPRSVKDEMRANLVRKLRDREELFPGILGFDDSVVPQIVNGILARHDFILLGLRGQAKSRILRQLVEFLDEEIPILAGSEINDEPFHPVSRYGRLLIEEHGEDAPVAWVPRESRYVEKLATPDVSIADMIGDVDPIKAARGGHILADELTVHYGLLPRANRGIFAINELPDLAGKIQVGLFNILQEGDVQIKGYPIRLQLDIMLAFTANPEDYTARGKIITPLKDRIGTEVRTHYPETLGVGRAITAQESWVERGDLPVEIPDFIGEIVESIAFLARVDKRVDQRSGVSQRMPISVLEIAVASAERRALRLKEKTVVPRVSDIYAARPAITGKMELEYEGELHGPDRIARELIARAAGQVFETYAGGADVEPIVEYFEEGGALQVSNDAGAKACVKGFENVPGLLELLSHVGLATKGAGDGHTASACELVLEALVDGKRISRTDGGGYGRARHDTPAPGQGFKESGPFPAQS